From the genome of Ananas comosus cultivar F153 linkage group 16, ASM154086v1, whole genome shotgun sequence, one region includes:
- the LOC109722140 gene encoding uncharacterized protein LOC109722140 isoform X1 — translation MQFFTICKLSVMGESLYSTMFSSPIISKLMTILDDDDDYWDQVFVMLIDQRYFTENLDPSSSEEEEEEPSDFGGISDSSRGDDLPTSITDQENPAYAKCGDKPFPAYKDIEFLTSKTMATGRSGFSSGTAAAPTIDSSSSSSPDPLIPTAVPTTAGASASGSGHSSAAKRPRSPQPANPPRKHASLSGGRRKKSDIVSDAVAEMVKLSKQKLDLVRQIYQNEVTNRPNIPTINACMSRVYNLPGMTDEQILAACDALTDDKNRQLFMTMNDKLAFMWVDRQVAMQNNLYKRYFPGM, via the exons ATGCAGTTCTTTACTATATGTAAACTGT CAGTGATGGGCGAGTCATTATATTCTACTATGTTTTCTTCACCAATCATAAGCAAACTTATGACAATattagatgatgatgatgactaTTGGGATCAAGTATTCGTTATGCTCATTGACCAAAGATATTTTACTGAAAACCTTGATCCATCGTCTtcagaggaagaagaggaagagccGAGCGATTTTGGCGGAATATCTGACTCAAGTCGAGGTGATGATCTTCCTACTAGCATCACAGACCAG GAGAATCCGGCCTATGCAAAGTGTGGGGATAAACCTTTTCCGGCCTATAAGGACATTGAGTTCCTTACTTCAAAGACAATGGCCACAGGAAGATCTGGTTTTTCCTCAGGAACGGCGGCAGCCCCTACGATAGATAGCTCATCGTCATCTTCCCCTG ATCCACTAATACCTACCGCTGTGCCTACCACTGCGGGAGCAAGTGCTAGTGGATCTGGCCATAGCTCTGCGGCAAAAAGGCCTCGTTCCCCACAACCTGCCAATCCTCCACGCAAACATGCATCGTTATCTGGAGGACGACGGAAAAAAAGTGATATCGTGAGTGACGCGGTGGCAGAGATGGTAAAACTTAGCAAACAAAAGCTAGATCTAGTACGCCAAATTTATCAGAACGAGGTCACCAATCGACCAAACATCCCTACAATCAATGCATGCATGAGCAGAGTGTATAATCTGCCCGGGATGACAGATGAGCAGATTTTGGCAGCCTGTGATGCATTAACAGACGACAAGAATCGTCAACTTTTCATGACCATGAATGACAAGCTTGCATTCATGTGGGTTGATCGCCAAGTTGCAATGCAAAATAATTTGTACAAGCGATATTTTCCTGGCATGTAG
- the LOC109722140 gene encoding uncharacterized protein LOC109722140 isoform X5, with the protein MEEEEEEEPSDFGGISDSSRGDDLPTSITDQENPAYAKCGDKPFPAYKDIEFLTSKTMATGRSGFSSGTAAAPTIDSSSSSSPDPLIPTAVPTTAGASASGSGHSSAAKRPRSPQPANPPRKHASLSGGRRKKSDIVSDAVAEMVKLSKQKLDLVRQIYQNEVTNRPNIPTINACMSRVYNLPGMTDEQILAACDALTDDKNRQLFMTMNDKLAFMWVDRQVAMQNNLYKRYFPGM; encoded by the exons atggaAG aggaagaagaggaagagccGAGCGATTTTGGCGGAATATCTGACTCAAGTCGAGGTGATGATCTTCCTACTAGCATCACAGACCAG GAGAATCCGGCCTATGCAAAGTGTGGGGATAAACCTTTTCCGGCCTATAAGGACATTGAGTTCCTTACTTCAAAGACAATGGCCACAGGAAGATCTGGTTTTTCCTCAGGAACGGCGGCAGCCCCTACGATAGATAGCTCATCGTCATCTTCCCCTG ATCCACTAATACCTACCGCTGTGCCTACCACTGCGGGAGCAAGTGCTAGTGGATCTGGCCATAGCTCTGCGGCAAAAAGGCCTCGTTCCCCACAACCTGCCAATCCTCCACGCAAACATGCATCGTTATCTGGAGGACGACGGAAAAAAAGTGATATCGTGAGTGACGCGGTGGCAGAGATGGTAAAACTTAGCAAACAAAAGCTAGATCTAGTACGCCAAATTTATCAGAACGAGGTCACCAATCGACCAAACATCCCTACAATCAATGCATGCATGAGCAGAGTGTATAATCTGCCCGGGATGACAGATGAGCAGATTTTGGCAGCCTGTGATGCATTAACAGACGACAAGAATCGTCAACTTTTCATGACCATGAATGACAAGCTTGCATTCATGTGGGTTGATCGCCAAGTTGCAATGCAAAATAATTTGTACAAGCGATATTTTCCTGGCATGTAG
- the LOC109722140 gene encoding uncharacterized protein LOC109722140 isoform X2 gives MEAVMGESLYSTMFSSPIISKLMTILDDDDDYWDQVFVMLIDQRYFTENLDPSSSEEEEEEPSDFGGISDSSRGDDLPTSITDQENPAYAKCGDKPFPAYKDIEFLTSKTMATGRSGFSSGTAAAPTIDSSSSSSPDPLIPTAVPTTAGASASGSGHSSAAKRPRSPQPANPPRKHASLSGGRRKKSDIVSDAVAEMVKLSKQKLDLVRQIYQNEVTNRPNIPTINACMSRVYNLPGMTDEQILAACDALTDDKNRQLFMTMNDKLAFMWVDRQVAMQNNLYKRYFPGM, from the exons atggaAG CAGTGATGGGCGAGTCATTATATTCTACTATGTTTTCTTCACCAATCATAAGCAAACTTATGACAATattagatgatgatgatgactaTTGGGATCAAGTATTCGTTATGCTCATTGACCAAAGATATTTTACTGAAAACCTTGATCCATCGTCTtcagaggaagaagaggaagagccGAGCGATTTTGGCGGAATATCTGACTCAAGTCGAGGTGATGATCTTCCTACTAGCATCACAGACCAG GAGAATCCGGCCTATGCAAAGTGTGGGGATAAACCTTTTCCGGCCTATAAGGACATTGAGTTCCTTACTTCAAAGACAATGGCCACAGGAAGATCTGGTTTTTCCTCAGGAACGGCGGCAGCCCCTACGATAGATAGCTCATCGTCATCTTCCCCTG ATCCACTAATACCTACCGCTGTGCCTACCACTGCGGGAGCAAGTGCTAGTGGATCTGGCCATAGCTCTGCGGCAAAAAGGCCTCGTTCCCCACAACCTGCCAATCCTCCACGCAAACATGCATCGTTATCTGGAGGACGACGGAAAAAAAGTGATATCGTGAGTGACGCGGTGGCAGAGATGGTAAAACTTAGCAAACAAAAGCTAGATCTAGTACGCCAAATTTATCAGAACGAGGTCACCAATCGACCAAACATCCCTACAATCAATGCATGCATGAGCAGAGTGTATAATCTGCCCGGGATGACAGATGAGCAGATTTTGGCAGCCTGTGATGCATTAACAGACGACAAGAATCGTCAACTTTTCATGACCATGAATGACAAGCTTGCATTCATGTGGGTTGATCGCCAAGTTGCAATGCAAAATAATTTGTACAAGCGATATTTTCCTGGCATGTAG
- the LOC109722140 gene encoding uncharacterized protein LOC109722140 isoform X4 — MGESLYSTMFSSPIISKLMTILDDDDDYWDQVFVMLIDQRYFTENLDPSSSEEEEEEPSDFGGISDSSRGDDLPTSITDQENPAYAKCGDKPFPAYKDIEFLTSKTMATGRSGFSSGTAAAPTIDSSSSSSPDPLIPTAVPTTAGASASGSGHSSAAKRPRSPQPANPPRKHASLSGGRRKKSDIVSDAVAEMVKLSKQKLDLVRQIYQNEVTNRPNIPTINACMSRVYNLPGMTDEQILAACDALTDDKNRQLFMTMNDKLAFMWVDRQVAMQNNLYKRYFPGM; from the exons ATGGGCGAGTCATTATATTCTACTATGTTTTCTTCACCAATCATAAGCAAACTTATGACAATattagatgatgatgatgactaTTGGGATCAAGTATTCGTTATGCTCATTGACCAAAGATATTTTACTGAAAACCTTGATCCATCGTCTtcagaggaagaagaggaagagccGAGCGATTTTGGCGGAATATCTGACTCAAGTCGAGGTGATGATCTTCCTACTAGCATCACAGACCAG GAGAATCCGGCCTATGCAAAGTGTGGGGATAAACCTTTTCCGGCCTATAAGGACATTGAGTTCCTTACTTCAAAGACAATGGCCACAGGAAGATCTGGTTTTTCCTCAGGAACGGCGGCAGCCCCTACGATAGATAGCTCATCGTCATCTTCCCCTG ATCCACTAATACCTACCGCTGTGCCTACCACTGCGGGAGCAAGTGCTAGTGGATCTGGCCATAGCTCTGCGGCAAAAAGGCCTCGTTCCCCACAACCTGCCAATCCTCCACGCAAACATGCATCGTTATCTGGAGGACGACGGAAAAAAAGTGATATCGTGAGTGACGCGGTGGCAGAGATGGTAAAACTTAGCAAACAAAAGCTAGATCTAGTACGCCAAATTTATCAGAACGAGGTCACCAATCGACCAAACATCCCTACAATCAATGCATGCATGAGCAGAGTGTATAATCTGCCCGGGATGACAGATGAGCAGATTTTGGCAGCCTGTGATGCATTAACAGACGACAAGAATCGTCAACTTTTCATGACCATGAATGACAAGCTTGCATTCATGTGGGTTGATCGCCAAGTTGCAATGCAAAATAATTTGTACAAGCGATATTTTCCTGGCATGTAG
- the LOC109722140 gene encoding uncharacterized protein LOC109722140 isoform X3 → MEVMGESLYSTMFSSPIISKLMTILDDDDDYWDQVFVMLIDQRYFTENLDPSSSEEEEEEPSDFGGISDSSRGDDLPTSITDQENPAYAKCGDKPFPAYKDIEFLTSKTMATGRSGFSSGTAAAPTIDSSSSSSPDPLIPTAVPTTAGASASGSGHSSAAKRPRSPQPANPPRKHASLSGGRRKKSDIVSDAVAEMVKLSKQKLDLVRQIYQNEVTNRPNIPTINACMSRVYNLPGMTDEQILAACDALTDDKNRQLFMTMNDKLAFMWVDRQVAMQNNLYKRYFPGM, encoded by the exons atggaAG TGATGGGCGAGTCATTATATTCTACTATGTTTTCTTCACCAATCATAAGCAAACTTATGACAATattagatgatgatgatgactaTTGGGATCAAGTATTCGTTATGCTCATTGACCAAAGATATTTTACTGAAAACCTTGATCCATCGTCTtcagaggaagaagaggaagagccGAGCGATTTTGGCGGAATATCTGACTCAAGTCGAGGTGATGATCTTCCTACTAGCATCACAGACCAG GAGAATCCGGCCTATGCAAAGTGTGGGGATAAACCTTTTCCGGCCTATAAGGACATTGAGTTCCTTACTTCAAAGACAATGGCCACAGGAAGATCTGGTTTTTCCTCAGGAACGGCGGCAGCCCCTACGATAGATAGCTCATCGTCATCTTCCCCTG ATCCACTAATACCTACCGCTGTGCCTACCACTGCGGGAGCAAGTGCTAGTGGATCTGGCCATAGCTCTGCGGCAAAAAGGCCTCGTTCCCCACAACCTGCCAATCCTCCACGCAAACATGCATCGTTATCTGGAGGACGACGGAAAAAAAGTGATATCGTGAGTGACGCGGTGGCAGAGATGGTAAAACTTAGCAAACAAAAGCTAGATCTAGTACGCCAAATTTATCAGAACGAGGTCACCAATCGACCAAACATCCCTACAATCAATGCATGCATGAGCAGAGTGTATAATCTGCCCGGGATGACAGATGAGCAGATTTTGGCAGCCTGTGATGCATTAACAGACGACAAGAATCGTCAACTTTTCATGACCATGAATGACAAGCTTGCATTCATGTGGGTTGATCGCCAAGTTGCAATGCAAAATAATTTGTACAAGCGATATTTTCCTGGCATGTAG